In one window of Bemisia tabaci chromosome 4, PGI_BMITA_v3 DNA:
- the LOC109043734 gene encoding uncharacterized protein isoform X1 → MWTVSVIFLALGFVASTRGHPASGSIARLPEALSIAGAWTPQTLPDEDAFGNDPLTVEPPTSGNKSVASEAVKHETGEALSKTGVPAIGGLKGTLGFLVEPEKIQAEPERESLKPTVPPELWTEQTGWHPGRGAATDTMTSVVGLVEQEDTRSEPEPNSDLKMRMNASPVQHVGFTIERQRLELKPGKTPTATEQEGVSQEPEAGHRLEPRAASRTAIVQVHIPVPNLSPVIQRVHQASNNLQRDALNGITNVATHKPVINGRVHGGNAFWLLHRGKRWIKRLLTGKKDLRPYDYNKLGVAPPKETPSLGAWYLQQARLQKQQLPPQQHLPPQQHLPPQQQWQWGWPQPAPPHGVFHGKRFRLTLPAPVQGALKTAKAALEII, encoded by the exons ATGTGGACCGTTTCTGTGATCTTCCTCGCGCTGGGTTTTGTTGCTTCG ACTCGCGGTCATCCAGCATCAGGGTCAATCGCTCGTCTTCCAGAAGCTCTCTCCATTGCCGGCGCTTGGACACCACAAACTCTCCCGGACGAAGATGCATTCGGCAACGACCCGCTAACCGTGGAACCGCCAACATCCGGAAACAAATCCGTCGCATCGGAAGCGGTAAAACATGAAACCGGGGAAGCATTGAGCAAGACGGGCGTACCTGCAATCGGAGGGCTGAAAGGAACCCTGGGGTTCTTAGTAGAACCCGAAAAAATCCAAGCGGAACCGGAGAGGGAGAGTTTGAAACCCACGGTTCCCCCGGAGCTGTGGACGGAGCAAACTGGTTGGCACCCTGGCAGAGGGGCAGCAACTGATACGATGACGTCTGTGGTTGGTCTGGTTGAGCAAGAAGACACCCGCTCGGAGCCGGAACCCAACAGCGATCTGAAG ATGCGTATGAACGCTAGCCCGGTTCAACATGTCGGATTTACAATCGAGCGACAAAGGCTTGAGCTGAAGCCCGGAAAAACTCCAACTGCAACGGAGCAGGAGGGAGTCAGTCAGGAACCTGAGGCAGGACATCGTCTGGAACCGCGAGCAGCGAGCAGGACCGCCATCGTCCAAGTCCATATTCCCGTGCCCAACCTGAGCCCCGTGATACAACGCGTACATCAGGCTAGTAATAACCTGCAGCGAGACGCCCTAAACGGAATCACTAACGTAGCTACACACAAACCCGTGATAAACGGGCGTGTTCACGGGGGAAATGCCTTCTGGTTGCTCCATAGAGGGAAGAGATGGATTAAAAGGCTCTTAACCGGTAAGAAAGATCTCCGGCCGTACGACTATAATAAATTGGGGGTTGCGCCACCGAAAGAAACTCCATCGTTGGGAGCTTGGTACCTTCAACAGGCCCGGCTGCAGAAGCAGCAACTTCCGCCTCAGCAGCATCTTCCGCCTCAACAGCATCTTCCGCCTCAGCAGCAGTGGCAGTGGGGGTGGCCTCAACCGGCGCCTCCTCATGGCGTTTTTCATGGCAAACG GTTTCGTCTTACTCTTCCAGCTCCAGTACAAGGGGCCCTCAAAACTGCCAAAGCTGCTCTTGAGATCATTTAA
- the LOC109043734 gene encoding uncharacterized protein isoform X2: MWTVSVIFLALGFVASTRGHPASGSIARLPEALSIAGAWTPQTLPDEDAFGNDPLTVEPPTSGNKSVASEAVKHETGEALSKTGVPAIGGLKGTLGFLVEPEKIQAEPERESLKPTVPPELWTEQTGWHPGRGAATDTMTSVVGLVEQEDTRSEPEPNSDLKMRMNASPVQHVGFTIERQRLELKPGKTPTATEQEGVSQEPEAGHRLEPRAASRTAIVQVHIPVPNLSPVIQRVHQASNNLQRDALNGITNVATHKPVINGRVHGGNAFWLLHRGKRWIKRLLTGFVLLFQLQYKGPSKLPKLLLRSFNEMWQYHLELGGSAA; this comes from the exons ATGTGGACCGTTTCTGTGATCTTCCTCGCGCTGGGTTTTGTTGCTTCG ACTCGCGGTCATCCAGCATCAGGGTCAATCGCTCGTCTTCCAGAAGCTCTCTCCATTGCCGGCGCTTGGACACCACAAACTCTCCCGGACGAAGATGCATTCGGCAACGACCCGCTAACCGTGGAACCGCCAACATCCGGAAACAAATCCGTCGCATCGGAAGCGGTAAAACATGAAACCGGGGAAGCATTGAGCAAGACGGGCGTACCTGCAATCGGAGGGCTGAAAGGAACCCTGGGGTTCTTAGTAGAACCCGAAAAAATCCAAGCGGAACCGGAGAGGGAGAGTTTGAAACCCACGGTTCCCCCGGAGCTGTGGACGGAGCAAACTGGTTGGCACCCTGGCAGAGGGGCAGCAACTGATACGATGACGTCTGTGGTTGGTCTGGTTGAGCAAGAAGACACCCGCTCGGAGCCGGAACCCAACAGCGATCTGAAG ATGCGTATGAACGCTAGCCCGGTTCAACATGTCGGATTTACAATCGAGCGACAAAGGCTTGAGCTGAAGCCCGGAAAAACTCCAACTGCAACGGAGCAGGAGGGAGTCAGTCAGGAACCTGAGGCAGGACATCGTCTGGAACCGCGAGCAGCGAGCAGGACCGCCATCGTCCAAGTCCATATTCCCGTGCCCAACCTGAGCCCCGTGATACAACGCGTACATCAGGCTAGTAATAACCTGCAGCGAGACGCCCTAAACGGAATCACTAACGTAGCTACACACAAACCCGTGATAAACGGGCGTGTTCACGGGGGAAATGCCTTCTGGTTGCTCCATAGAGGGAAGAGATGGATTAAAAGGCTCTTAACCG GTTTCGTCTTACTCTTCCAGCTCCAGTACAAGGGGCCCTCAAAACTGCCAAAGCTGCTCTTGAGATCATTTAATGAAATGTGGCAATATCATCTTGAACTTGGAGGGAGTGCAGCGTAA